From the Scophthalmus maximus strain ysfricsl-2021 chromosome 11, ASM2237912v1, whole genome shotgun sequence genome, one window contains:
- the mfsd1 gene encoding major facilitator superfamily domain-containing protein 1, with amino-acid sequence MAADYGERRSLLGEEHEDPLADGQAARGPGRPMSAICDPGHLLHRVVVLVFMCFLGFGSYFCYDNPAALQTQVLQDLNLNTAKFMQLYAWYSWPNVVLCFFGGFLLDRVFGIRLGTIIFSLFVCVGQVIFASGALLNHFWLMEVGRFVFGIGGESLAVAQNTYAVNWFKGKELNLVFGLQLSMARLGSTVNMNIMGWVYSKVADLVGSPGHTTLGASLMIASVTCLFSLICALVLGFLDKRAEKILQKEEGKTGEVIKLTDVKDFPLPLWLIFLICVGYYVAIFPFIGLGQLFFIEKFNFSPAEARAVNSIVYIISAPASPVLGFMVDKVGRNVVWVITAVVTTLAAHMMLAFTFWNPWIAMSLLGVSYSLLACALWPMVAFVVPEHQLGTAYGFMQSIQNLGLALIAMAAGAILDNKGYLVLEVFFCACICVALVAAVMLYFVDYVRGGDLNLSASARAKLQKEATSDAE; translated from the exons ATGGCGGCGGACTACGGGGAGCGCCGGAGCCTGTTGGGCGAGGAGCACGAGGACCCGCTCGCCGATGGACAGGCGGCCAGGGGACCCGGCAGACCCATGTCTGCCATCTGCGACCCCGGCCACCTTCTGCACCGGGTGGTCGTCCTCGTGTTTATGTGCTTCCTGGGATTCG GAAGTTACTTCTGTTATGACAACCCGGCTGCTCTTCAAACTCAAGTCCTCCAG GATCTGAACCTCAACACCGCAAAGTTCATGCAGCTGTATGCCTGGTACTCGTGGCCCAATGTGGTCCTCTGCTTCTTCGGAGGCTTCCTGCTCGACAGGGTCTTTGGCATCAG aCTGGGGACCatcatcttctccctctttgtctgtgttggacaG GTAATATTCGCTTCTGGAGCTTTGCTAAACCATTTTTGGTTGATGGAAGTGGGACGTTTTGtgtttgg TATTGGAGGAGAGTCACTGGCTGTGGCCCAGAACACCTATGCAGTCAACTGGTTCAAAGGAAAGGAGCTTAACCTGGTGTTCGGCCTTCAGCTGAGCATGGCTCGACTG GGCAGCACAGTGAACATGAACATTATGGGCTGGGTGTACAGCAAGGTGGCGGACCTTGTCGGCTCTCCGGGACATACCACACTCGGCGCATCACTCATGATTG CCTCTGTAACCTGCCTGTTTTCACTAATCTGTGCCCTGGTGTTGGGATTCCTCGacaaaagagcagagaaaatcCTCCAAAAGGAAGAAGGCAAAACAG GTGAGGTGATCAAGCTGACAGACGTGAAAgatttccccctccccctgtggCTCATCTTCCTCATTTGTGTCGGCTACTATGTTGCAATTTTCCCCTTTATTGGACTGGGACA gCTGTTCTTCATTGAAAAATTCAACTTTTCCCCGGCTGAAGCCAGAGCTGTCAACAG CATTGTCTACATCATCTCAGCCCCTGCATCTCCAGTCCTGGGCTTTATGGTTGATAAGGTTGGGAGGAACGTGGTGTGGGTAATCACCGCCGTGGTCACCACACTCGCCGCTCACATGATGCTGGCCTTCACCTTCTGGAACCCATGGATCGCCATG TCCCTTCTTGGTGTCTCCTACTCATTACTGGCCTGTGCACTGTGGCCAATGGTGGCCTTTGTGGTGCCTGAACATCAGCTGGGGACGGCCTATGGCTT CATGCAGTCGATCCAGAACCTGGGACTTGCTCTCATTGCCATGGCAGCAGGAGCCATCCTAGACAACAAAGGATACCTGGTTTTGGAAGTGTTTTTCTGCGCCTGCATTTGCG ttgcACTGGTGGCAGCGGTGATGCTGTACTTTGTGGATTATGTCAGAG gaGGAGATTTGAACCTGTCGGCTTCAGCCAGAGCCAAACTTCAGAAAGAGGCCACTTCAGATGCAGA atga
- the LOC118298943 gene encoding P2Y purinoceptor 3-like: MEDFKICPVTNYYKRILLPVSYSLVFLLGLALNGALLWSVCGRTRRWSSTVVYMTNLAAADLLYVLALPPLVISNARGDLWPFGDVICKTVRFFFYVNLHCSMMFLACVSVHRFLGVCFPIAAVRLRTRRLALFASGSVWVLATAEILPTLVFAHTGVINNMTVCFEMTNPARFGAYFPYGLFLAIVGFLIPFLVVVTCYCAMMKVLYCGAAGAVSGARTARVRNKSLNTIMVVFLVFVLCFVPYHVARTVYLFVRVYMPGDCGLLNVVMISYKVWKPVVSFNCCANPLLYFWGSYRRRHTLRAWPCRRRRRRVQPSVGLVEVGCAHGSGG; encoded by the coding sequence ATGGAGGACTTCAAGATCTGTCCAGTGACCAACTACTACAAAAGGATCCTGCTGCCGGTGTCCTACAGCCTGGTGTTCCTGCTGGGCCTGGCCCTGAACGGGGCCCTGCTGTGGTCCGTGTGCGGTCGCACTCGTCGCTGGAGCAGCACGGTCGTCTACATGACCAACCTCGCGGCGGCGGATCTCCTCTACGTGCTGGCCCTGCCGCCCCTCGTCATCAGCAACGCCCGCGGCGACCTGTGGCCCTTCGGCGACGTCATCTGCAAAACAGTCAGGTTCTTCTTCTACGTCAACCTGCACTGCAGCATGATGTTCCTCGCCTGCGTCAGCGTGCACCGCTTCCTCGGAGTGTGCTTCCCCATCGCCGCCGTGCGCCTCAGGACCCGGCGGCTCGCCCTCTTCGCGTCTGGCTCGGTGTGGGTCCTGGCCACCGCGGAGATTCTGCCCACGCTGGTCTTTGCGCACACGGGCGTGATCAACAACATGACCGTGTGCTTTGAGATGACCAACCCGGCGCGGTTTGGCGCGTACTTCCCCTACGGCCTGTTTCTGGCCATCGTGGGGTTTCTGATCCCGTTCCTCGTGGTGGTCACCTGCTACTGCGCCATGATGAAGGTGCTGTATTGCGGGGCCGCGGGCGCCGTCTCCGGAGCCAGGACGGCCCGCGTGCGCAACAAGTCGCTGAACACCATCATGGTCGTGTTCCTCGTGTTCGTGCTGTGCTTCGTGCCCTACCACGTCGCTCGCACCGTCTACCTGTTCGTGCGGGTGTACATGCCCGGAGACTGCGGTCTGCTGAACGTGGTCATGATCTCCTACAAGGTCTGGAAGCCCGTGGTCAGTTTCAACTGTTGCGCAAATCCTCTCCTGTACTTCTGGGGCTCCTACCGGCGCCGGCACACGCTCCGGGCCTGGccgtgcaggaggaggaggaggagggtgcagCCCAGCGTGGGTCTGGTGGAGGTGGGCTGCGCGCACGGGTCCGGAGGGTAG